A part of Roseitalea porphyridii genomic DNA contains:
- a CDS encoding extracellular solute-binding protein produces the protein MLRHIILAAVAVSFAALPAPAEPMHGIAMHGEPALPPDYTHFPYANPDAPKDGSVTYGVVGTFDSLNPFVLKSMRTTARGVWDPEFGNMIYEPLLQRSRDEPFTMYGLLAESVETDDARTWVEFTLNEEARWSDGEPVTPEDVIFTYEIFAEKGRPPYSSRMDRIESIEKTGERKVRFNLNEQANREFPLIIGLTPVLPRHAIDVDTFEDSTLEPPVGSGPYLVESVEPGTRITYRRNPDYWGAEVPAMRGFANYETITIEYFRDATARFEAFKKGVFDIYPESDPVKWETAYDFPAVENGEVLKSTFVSDRPDRFFGFFFNTRRDVFADGRVREALSMLFDFEWINANLFSDRFSRTGSYWQNSDELSALGRPATERERALLAPFADAVSPDIMDGTYAPTVTDGSGRDRSVLREAVAKLAEAGYEIVDGRMMKDGEQLSFEILLGTVVGATTNEIERMALAYQRTAEAIGIAISLRGVDDAQFQKRRQTWDYDMVAGSLSASLSPGAEQIWRWGSQSVEPEGTFNFAGANDPAIDAMIEEMVNARDRDEFAAAVRALDRILISGHYAVPLYHLRESWVAHWNHIEYPDTDTPLYGYQLPVWWSTRSE, from the coding sequence TTGCTGCGCCACATCATTCTTGCCGCAGTGGCCGTTTCGTTCGCCGCGCTGCCGGCGCCGGCGGAGCCGATGCACGGCATCGCGATGCATGGCGAGCCGGCGCTGCCGCCGGACTACACGCATTTCCCCTATGCCAACCCGGACGCGCCGAAGGACGGATCGGTCACCTATGGCGTGGTCGGCACGTTCGACAGCCTCAATCCTTTCGTCCTCAAGTCGATGCGCACGACCGCGCGCGGCGTGTGGGATCCCGAATTCGGCAACATGATCTACGAGCCGCTGCTGCAGCGCTCGCGCGACGAGCCGTTCACCATGTACGGCCTCCTCGCCGAGAGCGTGGAGACGGACGATGCGCGCACCTGGGTCGAATTCACGCTGAACGAGGAGGCGCGCTGGTCGGACGGTGAGCCGGTGACGCCCGAGGACGTGATCTTCACCTACGAGATCTTCGCCGAGAAGGGCCGTCCGCCCTATTCGAGCCGGATGGACCGGATCGAGTCGATCGAGAAGACCGGCGAGCGCAAGGTGAGGTTCAACCTCAACGAGCAGGCCAATCGCGAATTTCCGCTGATCATCGGCCTGACGCCGGTGCTGCCCAGACACGCCATCGATGTCGACACGTTCGAGGATTCAACGCTCGAGCCGCCCGTGGGCAGCGGACCCTATCTCGTCGAGAGCGTCGAGCCGGGCACCCGCATCACCTATCGGCGCAATCCAGACTATTGGGGCGCCGAGGTTCCGGCGATGCGCGGCTTTGCGAACTACGAGACGATCACGATCGAGTATTTCCGCGACGCGACGGCGCGCTTCGAGGCCTTCAAGAAGGGCGTTTTCGACATCTACCCCGAAAGCGATCCGGTCAAATGGGAGACGGCCTACGACTTCCCGGCCGTCGAGAACGGCGAAGTGTTGAAGTCGACCTTCGTGTCCGACCGGCCCGACCGGTTCTTCGGCTTCTTCTTCAACACGCGTCGGGACGTGTTCGCGGACGGCAGGGTGCGCGAGGCGCTTTCGATGCTGTTCGATTTCGAATGGATCAACGCGAACCTGTTCTCGGACCGGTTTTCGCGCACCGGCTCCTACTGGCAGAATTCGGACGAGCTGTCCGCGCTTGGTCGCCCCGCGACGGAGCGCGAAAGGGCGTTGCTGGCGCCTTTCGCCGACGCGGTCTCGCCCGACATCATGGACGGCACCTACGCGCCGACGGTCACCGACGGTTCGGGACGTGACCGCTCCGTGCTGCGCGAGGCGGTCGCCAAGCTCGCCGAGGCCGGCTACGAGATCGTGGACGGCCGCATGATGAAGGATGGCGAGCAGCTCTCATTCGAGATCCTGCTCGGCACGGTCGTCGGCGCGACCACCAACGAGATCGAGCGGATGGCGCTCGCCTATCAGCGCACGGCCGAAGCGATCGGCATCGCGATTTCGCTGCGCGGCGTCGACGATGCGCAGTTCCAGAAACGCCGTCAGACCTGGGACTACGACATGGTCGCCGGCTCGCTGTCGGCGTCCCTGTCGCCGGGCGCCGAGCAGATATGGCGCTGGGGCTCGCAATCGGTCGAGCCCGAAGGCACCTTCAACTTCGCCGGCGCCAATGATCCGGCGATCGATGCGATGATCGAGGAGATGGTCAATGCGCGCGACCGGGACGAATTCGCGGCGGCGGTGAGGGCGCTCGACCGGATCCTGATCTCGGGTCACTATGCCGTGCCGCTCTACCATCTGCGCGAAAGCTGGGTCGCGCACTGGAACCACATCGAATATCCGGACACGGACACGCCGCTCTACGGCTATCAACTGCCGGTCTGGTGGTCGACGCGAAGCGAATAG
- a CDS encoding invasion associated locus B family protein, with product MATASKTACLAAALGALALTGATAHAQGQPTPQNEWFKVCTKQADNDICNVQNIRTAQTGQLLTAVNMIQITGKQNRALFQVAVPTGRVIPAGVALQIDDGETQRIPYSICLPDRCIAEAQLSQELINAFKAGGSVTLTTVNFQNQPNPVEVTLQGFTAAFEGNPLKQSELESRQQELQAEIERRREEFQERLKAEQDRAKADDGAAATE from the coding sequence ATGGCGACGGCATCGAAAACGGCTTGCCTGGCAGCGGCGCTCGGGGCTCTCGCGCTCACCGGCGCGACGGCCCATGCTCAGGGACAGCCCACGCCCCAGAACGAATGGTTCAAGGTCTGCACAAAACAGGCCGACAACGACATCTGCAACGTGCAGAACATCCGCACGGCCCAGACCGGGCAGCTTCTCACCGCAGTGAACATGATCCAGATCACCGGCAAGCAGAACCGCGCCCTGTTCCAGGTCGCCGTTCCGACCGGCCGGGTCATTCCCGCCGGCGTGGCCTTGCAGATCGACGATGGCGAGACCCAGCGCATCCCCTATTCGATCTGCCTGCCCGACCGCTGCATCGCCGAGGCGCAGCTCAGCCAGGAACTGATCAACGCGTTCAAGGCCGGCGGCAGCGTGACGCTGACGACCGTCAATTTCCAGAATCAGCCGAACCCGGTCGAGGTGACGCTGCAGGGCTTCACCGCCGCGTTCGAGGGCAACCCGCTCAAGCAGTCCGAGCTTGAATCACGTCAGCAGGAACTGCAGGCCGAGATCGAACGGCGTCGCGAGGAATTCCAGGAGCGGCTCAAGGCCGAGCAGGATCGCGCCAAGGCCGACGACGGCGCTGCTGCGACCGAATAA